A section of the Pedobacter sp. HDW13 genome encodes:
- a CDS encoding pyridoxal phosphate-dependent aminotransferase, which produces MKVSVIANSLIGSEIIKIGNEVNEMKRKGASIANLTIGDFDSNIYPIPAELKEGIVAAYNTNQTNYPPADGVLQLRETVSELLKDRFGLDYNTNSILVSGGSRPLIYATFLALIDPGDTVVFPAPSWNNNHYCHLTSANAIAVETDAAHNFMPTAAQLKPHLKGATLLALCSPLNPTGTMFDADALAEICDAVLEENARRGADEKPLYLMYDQIYSLLTFDKEHVNPVSLRPAMREFTVFVDGSSKCLAATGVRVGWGFGPEDIVNRMKALVGHMGAWAPKAEQVAMSDYFNNKPQVDAFLTSFKGQIQDSLNALYNGFSALKAEGFNVDAVEPMGAIYLTIKIDYIGKTTEDGQLLKDSADVNFYLIKEAGAALVPFSAFGNEHSMPWFRASVGACTLQDIKDMLPRIKTALSKLK; this is translated from the coding sequence ATGAAAGTTTCAGTAATAGCCAATTCATTAATTGGCTCGGAAATTATAAAAATTGGTAACGAGGTTAATGAAATGAAGCGCAAAGGCGCATCAATTGCTAATTTAACCATTGGCGACTTCGATTCGAACATTTACCCGATTCCGGCCGAATTAAAAGAAGGAATTGTAGCGGCCTACAACACCAATCAAACCAATTACCCACCAGCCGATGGTGTTTTGCAATTGCGCGAAACGGTTTCTGAATTGCTAAAAGACAGATTTGGTTTAGACTATAATACCAACAGTATTCTGGTTTCAGGAGGTTCACGCCCTTTAATTTATGCTACTTTTCTGGCATTAATTGACCCAGGTGATACAGTAGTATTTCCGGCACCATCATGGAATAATAACCACTACTGTCATTTAACTTCGGCAAATGCGATTGCGGTAGAAACCGATGCTGCCCATAATTTTATGCCTACTGCAGCACAATTAAAACCGCATTTAAAAGGCGCAACTTTATTGGCTTTGTGTTCGCCATTAAACCCTACAGGTACCATGTTCGATGCCGATGCTTTGGCTGAAATTTGCGATGCAGTTTTGGAAGAAAATGCACGCCGTGGAGCAGATGAAAAGCCACTTTATTTAATGTACGATCAGATTTACTCGCTTTTAACTTTTGATAAAGAGCATGTAAATCCGGTTTCGTTGCGCCCTGCAATGCGCGAGTTTACAGTTTTTGTAGATGGTAGTTCTAAATGCCTGGCAGCAACTGGTGTACGTGTGGGCTGGGGTTTTGGTCCCGAAGATATCGTAAACAGAATGAAAGCATTGGTAGGGCACATGGGCGCCTGGGCACCAAAAGCAGAGCAGGTAGCCATGTCTGATTACTTTAACAATAAACCACAGGTTGATGCTTTTTTAACCAGCTTTAAAGGCCAGATACAAGACAGCTTAAATGCGCTTTATAATGGTTTTAGTGCATTAAAAGCTGAAGGTTTTAACGTAGATGCAGTTGAGCCGATGGGTGCCATTTACCTGACGATTAAGATTGATTACATTGGTAAAACAACCGAAGATGGTCAGCTTTTAAAAGATAGTGCTGATGTAAACTTCTACTTAATTAAAGAAGCCGGCGCTGCGCTGGTACCGTTCTCGGCATTTGGAAACGAGCACAGTATGCCGTGGTTCAGGGCATCAGTAGGGGCTTGTACCTTACAGGATATTAAAGATATGTTGCCAAGGATTAAAACAGCTTTAAGTAAGTTGAAATAA
- a CDS encoding slipin family protein — protein MKRVTISTNYVGLVFKRGKLKDALTEGTYWLGFGEEITLYDMGKEYFFTLAELEVLLTNTYFTDLVHVVDVADNELALVYRNQNFKSVLTAGNHAIWKGLSSYTFEKVNISNMEIEANIDRNLLEKAPLVNYIRAFKVESYEQALLFIDGKFDKVLEAGNYMYWKNATTINVVKTDMRQLNLEVVGQEILTKDKAQLRINFSVQYKVADIIKALLENKDFDKQLYVTMQLALRESIGLMTFDELMESKEKIAAQVMDLTLTKAADLGIKLTNCGVKDIILPGDVKEIMNQVLIAEKRAQANIITRREETASTRSLLNTAKLMEENAMLYKLKEMEYVEKIAEKINNISLSGSGQIVDQLKQIFVK, from the coding sequence ATGAAAAGAGTAACCATTAGCACCAATTATGTTGGATTGGTGTTTAAAAGAGGAAAATTAAAAGACGCATTAACTGAAGGAACTTACTGGTTAGGTTTCGGCGAAGAGATTACGCTATATGATATGGGAAAAGAATATTTTTTCACCCTTGCCGAATTAGAAGTATTGTTAACCAACACTTATTTTACCGATCTGGTGCACGTAGTAGATGTGGCCGATAACGAATTGGCACTGGTTTACCGTAACCAAAATTTTAAAAGTGTTTTAACAGCAGGTAATCATGCCATTTGGAAAGGTTTATCGAGCTATACTTTCGAAAAGGTAAATATTAGTAACATGGAAATCGAAGCCAATATTGATCGAAATTTACTGGAAAAAGCCCCACTGGTAAATTACATCAGAGCGTTTAAAGTGGAGTCGTATGAGCAAGCCTTATTGTTTATCGACGGTAAATTCGATAAAGTACTGGAGGCCGGAAATTACATGTACTGGAAAAACGCGACTACCATTAATGTAGTTAAAACCGATATGAGGCAATTGAACCTGGAAGTAGTGGGACAAGAAATCTTAACGAAAGATAAAGCCCAATTGCGAATTAACTTTAGCGTGCAATATAAAGTGGCCGATATCATTAAAGCCTTACTGGAGAACAAAGATTTCGATAAGCAATTGTACGTTACCATGCAATTGGCATTAAGAGAATCTATCGGCTTAATGACTTTTGATGAGTTGATGGAAAGCAAAGAGAAAATTGCCGCACAGGTAATGGATTTAACCCTTACCAAAGCAGCAGATTTAGGTATAAAACTAACAAACTGCGGTGTTAAGGATATTATTTTGCCAGGCGATGTGAAAGAGATTATGAACCAGGTTTTAATTGCCGAGAAAAGGGCACAAGCCAATATCATTACCCGGAGAGAGGAAACGGCCTCGACCAGAAGTTTGTTAAATACAGCCAAATTAATGGAAGAAAATGCCATGCTGTATAAGTTGAAAGAGATGGAGTATGTGGAGAAAATCGCAGAAAAAATCAACAACATCAGCTTATCTGGAAGTGGTCAAATTGTAGACCAATTAAAGCAAATCTTCGTAAAATAA
- a CDS encoding helix-turn-helix domain-containing protein: MPTLEESSMPAEIAAKFVNYTSKHVFLTGKAGTGKTTFLRKLIQLTHKKAMICAPTGIAAINAAGVTIHSLFQLPFGAFFPDAAGNIINQNITFNFNTPRTMVKHLNMQGNKRRMIQELELLVIDEVSMLRADMLDAIDFSLRYIRRNKNVPFGGVQLLFIGDLHQLPPVVKNDEWRVMAGFYKSIYFFDALALQNNPPVYIELDKIYRQDDSVFIDLLNNLRNNQITAQDTILLQQHFIRDFKPAADENYITLTTHNNKADAINRERLTQLTSKSYFFEAKVSGEFSEHAYPNDKSLELKVGAQIMFIKNDMTAEKRYYNGKIGVVHHIEKGVVEIELPEDKTVIQISPYTWENVKYKLNEATNEIEENVAGSFVQYPIKLAWAITVHKSQGLTFDKAIIDIGDAFAPGQAYVALSRLRSLKGLVLTSHLRDSGLQQDQNIHYFSKTKQPAEVLDQQISAESHDFIRTYLLSAFDLNIVRYYFKEHMQTFDKSEAKSTKQRYDDWTMDLYKDFQKITATADTFIHQLKNLFAQQTEHTLFNVSKRVQAAVKYFSPLIKEVSDKFLIQIEVIKEEKQIKTYLTELLELEIVIYEQLKKIHKSKALLEAIIDGKEFSKADTEALLNTVEREAQLKKAITLKGTALKVRSAAEKKKKEPKPDTKLLSFELYNEGKNLAEIARERGLSLGTIEGHLAYYVSTQQLDVAKLVKPNKIRNITDAVDSQKTKSMATIREFLGKDYSFGEIKMVLASLFPTEE; the protein is encoded by the coding sequence ATGCCTACATTAGAAGAAAGTTCTATGCCCGCTGAAATTGCGGCTAAATTTGTGAATTACACCTCAAAACATGTTTTCTTGACAGGGAAAGCAGGAACGGGTAAAACTACTTTTTTGCGGAAATTAATTCAGCTTACGCATAAAAAAGCGATGATTTGTGCGCCCACAGGTATTGCGGCCATTAATGCAGCAGGTGTTACCATCCATTCACTTTTTCAGCTACCTTTTGGTGCTTTTTTTCCCGATGCTGCAGGAAATATCATCAATCAGAACATCACCTTTAACTTTAATACACCACGTACTATGGTTAAGCATTTAAATATGCAGGGAAATAAAAGGCGGATGATTCAGGAACTCGAGCTATTGGTGATTGATGAGGTAAGTATGTTGCGGGCCGATATGCTGGATGCTATTGATTTTTCGTTACGCTATATCCGCAGGAATAAAAATGTGCCTTTTGGTGGAGTACAGTTATTATTTATCGGCGATTTGCACCAGTTGCCTCCCGTAGTTAAAAACGATGAATGGCGGGTAATGGCCGGCTTTTATAAGAGTATTTATTTCTTTGATGCACTGGCGCTGCAAAATAATCCACCGGTATATATTGAACTTGATAAAATTTACCGCCAGGATGATTCGGTTTTTATTGATTTGCTAAATAACCTGCGCAACAATCAGATTACCGCTCAGGATACTATATTACTGCAACAACATTTTATCCGCGATTTTAAACCTGCCGCAGATGAGAATTACATTACCTTAACCACACACAACAATAAAGCTGATGCGATAAACCGTGAACGCTTAACACAGCTGACCAGCAAATCGTACTTCTTTGAAGCTAAGGTTAGCGGTGAGTTTAGCGAGCATGCTTATCCGAATGATAAAAGTCTGGAGCTTAAGGTTGGTGCACAGATTATGTTTATTAAAAACGACATGACTGCCGAAAAACGCTATTACAATGGTAAAATAGGCGTTGTGCACCATATCGAAAAAGGTGTGGTAGAAATAGAACTACCTGAGGATAAAACGGTCATCCAGATTTCGCCTTACACCTGGGAGAATGTAAAATACAAACTTAACGAGGCCACCAACGAAATTGAAGAAAATGTAGCGGGTTCTTTTGTTCAATATCCAATAAAACTGGCCTGGGCTATTACGGTGCATAAAAGTCAGGGTTTAACATTTGATAAAGCGATTATCGATATCGGTGATGCTTTTGCTCCCGGACAGGCTTATGTTGCACTTTCGCGCCTGCGCTCACTCAAAGGATTGGTATTAACTTCGCATTTGCGCGATAGTGGTTTACAACAAGACCAAAACATCCATTATTTTTCTAAAACCAAACAGCCGGCAGAAGTGCTAGATCAGCAGATTAGTGCAGAGAGCCACGATTTTATCAGAACTTATTTGTTATCGGCTTTCGATCTGAATATAGTACGCTATTATTTTAAAGAGCATATGCAAACTTTTGATAAGAGCGAAGCCAAATCAACCAAGCAGCGCTACGATGATTGGACGATGGATTTATACAAGGATTTTCAGAAAATTACGGCAACAGCCGATACTTTTATCCACCAGCTTAAAAACCTTTTTGCCCAGCAAACCGAGCATACTTTGTTTAATGTATCGAAAAGGGTTCAGGCTGCGGTGAAGTATTTTAGTCCTTTAATTAAAGAGGTATCAGATAAATTCTTAATCCAGATTGAAGTCATAAAGGAAGAAAAACAGATTAAAACTTATTTAACCGAACTGCTTGAGCTGGAAATTGTGATTTACGAACAGCTGAAAAAAATACATAAAAGTAAAGCCCTGCTTGAGGCCATTATTGATGGAAAAGAATTCAGCAAGGCTGATACCGAGGCCCTTTTGAATACAGTTGAAAGAGAGGCTCAGTTAAAGAAGGCGATTACCCTTAAAGGAACGGCACTAAAAGTGAGGTCTGCTGCTGAGAAGAAAAAGAAAGAGCCGAAACCCGATACTAAACTTTTAAGTTTTGAATTGTACAACGAAGGCAAAAACTTAGCTGAAATTGCGAGGGAACGAGGTTTATCTTTGGGTACCATTGAGGGCCATTTGGCTTACTATGTTTCTACCCAACAATTGGATGTAGCGAAACTGGTTAAACCCAATAAAATCAGAAATATTACCGATGCAGTTGACAGCCAGAAAACAAAATCGATGGCCACTATAAGAGAGTTTTTGGGTAAGGATTATTCTTTCGGCGAGATAAAAATGGTGTTGGCATCGTTGTTTCCAACGGAAGAATAA
- a CDS encoding YafY family protein has translation MAINKLALIRYKTIDDCLKNRFRKWTLDDIIEKVAETLYELEGITSGVSKRTIQADIQLMRSDKLGYNAPIVVKDKRFYAYEDPGFSITKAQINHADVDKMKEIVGVLKQFNAFNYFDEMSDMIARLENNLYKSTKQSGNNIQLESNKLVKGLECIPSLYQAVLNKRSLLIEYKSFKAQQAQQGIYYPYLLKEYRNRWFLICKAKKRPGILNLALDRIVEFQELPNEEFLAYEGVDFDRYYEDLIGVSKNEKDRAQKVILEFANYHAPYVVTKPLHSSQMILSKNDKTTIFRIDVVLNYELEREILGFGECVKVLSPRFLISKIKKRLAQTYEQYETIQKTEKVIAQNILA, from the coding sequence ATGGCCATTAATAAATTAGCCCTCATCCGTTATAAAACCATCGACGATTGTTTGAAAAACCGTTTCCGTAAATGGACACTCGACGATATTATTGAAAAGGTTGCCGAAACCCTTTACGAGTTGGAAGGCATAACCAGTGGCGTAAGTAAACGTACCATACAAGCCGACATCCAATTGATGAGGAGTGATAAACTCGGCTATAATGCACCGATTGTGGTAAAAGATAAGCGGTTTTATGCTTATGAAGATCCAGGTTTTAGCATAACAAAAGCGCAGATTAACCATGCCGATGTAGATAAAATGAAAGAAATTGTTGGTGTATTGAAACAGTTTAACGCTTTTAATTATTTCGACGAAATGAGCGATATGATTGCCCGTCTGGAGAACAACCTTTACAAATCGACCAAGCAAAGTGGCAATAACATCCAGTTAGAAAGCAATAAGTTGGTAAAAGGACTGGAGTGCATCCCTTCACTTTACCAGGCCGTGTTAAATAAGCGTTCGTTGCTGATTGAATATAAATCGTTTAAGGCACAGCAGGCGCAACAGGGAATTTATTATCCATACCTGTTAAAGGAATACAGAAACCGCTGGTTTTTGATTTGCAAAGCAAAGAAACGTCCTGGGATCTTAAATCTGGCTTTAGATCGTATTGTCGAATTTCAGGAACTGCCAAACGAAGAATTTTTGGCTTATGAAGGGGTAGATTTTGATCGCTACTATGAAGATTTGATTGGCGTGAGCAAAAACGAGAAAGACCGGGCACAGAAGGTAATCTTAGAATTTGCCAACTATCATGCGCCATATGTTGTGACCAAACCACTGCATTCATCACAGATGATATTGTCAAAAAACGATAAAACAACAATTTTTAGAATCGATGTGGTATTGAACTACGAATTGGAACGGGAGATTCTGGGCTTTGGAGAATGTGTTAAAGTCCTATCTCCACGATTTTTGATTTCTAAAATTAAAAAGAGACTAGCCCAAACTTATGAGCAATACGAAACTATTCAAAAAACGGAAAAAGTCATTGCTCAAAATATCTTGGCTTAG
- a CDS encoding glycoside hydrolase family 32 protein, which translates to MDSYLYFEGSKTNYEQNQIYPITCYRLRDEHLRTAGYPQWRPNYHFTAPANWLNDPNGLIYLNGEYHLYYQYNPFENKWGHMSWGHAKSKDLVRWENLSVAIPEKITKDTTTMIFSGSAVLDKQNVSGLGKGKAPILAFYTADLPKQRNESQYMAYSNDGGLTFTNYAKNPIIDLNKKDFRDPNVWWHEASKQWIMTVAMVDEHQARFYGSKNLKDWSMLSDFGKQGNQGSGWECPFMIPLAVDGNKDNTKWVLMISLFGPKGPTMQYFVGDFDGKTFKNDNDGQLTLLVDDGDSFYAAIPWNNAPNDKRIFLGWLQPGGKETFPWKGQMSIPRDLALKTTADGVRLFQQPSSVIAGNLKKLAQNRVVSKQHLLVEGELKLDDISNANWIEAEFDLSNSKNAGIKLAQLKDGEGRVIKEIEVGYQADRNELYVDCSRSEKGIKNDKNIIQTAKINPVGSKVKIQILIDKSSLEVFGNSGEKVISTMIFPDEKAIGITAFSKDGKSTLSSLKIWDLSSK; encoded by the coding sequence TTGGATTCTTATTTGTATTTTGAAGGCTCAAAAACCAATTATGAGCAGAACCAAATATATCCTATTACTTGTTATCGCTTGCGCGATGAACACCTTCGCACAGCAGGCTACCCGCAATGGCGGCCAAATTATCACTTCACTGCACCTGCAAACTGGCTTAACGATCCAAACGGATTGATTTACCTGAATGGTGAATACCATCTGTATTATCAGTATAATCCATTCGAAAATAAATGGGGGCACATGAGCTGGGGGCATGCCAAAAGTAAAGATCTGGTACGCTGGGAAAACCTGTCTGTTGCCATCCCCGAGAAGATTACCAAAGATACTACTACCATGATTTTTTCGGGATCGGCTGTTTTAGATAAGCAGAATGTAAGCGGATTGGGAAAGGGCAAAGCGCCAATTCTGGCTTTTTATACGGCCGATTTGCCTAAGCAACGTAACGAATCGCAGTATATGGCTTATAGTAATGATGGAGGGTTAACTTTTACCAACTACGCGAAAAATCCCATCATCGATTTAAATAAAAAAGATTTTCGAGACCCGAATGTGTGGTGGCATGAGGCTTCTAAACAATGGATTATGACGGTTGCTATGGTTGATGAACACCAGGCACGGTTTTACGGATCAAAAAACCTGAAAGACTGGAGCATGCTCAGCGATTTTGGAAAGCAAGGCAATCAGGGCAGTGGTTGGGAATGCCCTTTTATGATTCCACTCGCAGTAGATGGAAATAAGGATAATACGAAATGGGTATTAATGATTTCGCTATTTGGGCCAAAAGGGCCAACCATGCAGTACTTTGTGGGTGATTTTGATGGCAAAACTTTTAAAAATGACAATGATGGCCAGTTAACTTTGCTGGTAGACGATGGCGATTCGTTTTATGCGGCCATTCCCTGGAACAATGCGCCAAATGATAAACGCATTTTTTTAGGCTGGTTGCAGCCCGGAGGCAAAGAAACCTTCCCATGGAAAGGACAAATGTCTATCCCCAGAGATTTAGCTTTAAAAACTACTGCTGATGGGGTAAGGTTGTTTCAGCAGCCGAGTTCGGTTATTGCAGGTAACCTTAAAAAACTTGCCCAAAACCGGGTCGTTTCCAAACAACATCTGCTTGTTGAGGGAGAGCTGAAACTCGATGATATTAGCAATGCAAATTGGATTGAAGCTGAATTTGATTTAAGTAATTCGAAAAACGCAGGTATCAAACTAGCACAATTAAAAGATGGGGAAGGACGGGTGATCAAAGAAATTGAAGTTGGTTACCAGGCCGATAGAAATGAGCTTTATGTAGATTGCTCGCGTTCAGAAAAAGGGATTAAAAACGACAAGAATATTATTCAAACTGCTAAAATAAATCCTGTTGGCAGTAAAGTTAAAATTCAGATCCTGATTGATAAATCATCGCTGGAAGTTTTTGGTAATAGTGGTGAAAAGGTTATCTCGACCATGATTTTTCCAGATGAAAAAGCAATCGGAATTACTGCTTTTTCAAAAGATGGCAAAAGCACTTTAAGCAGTTTAAAGATTTGGGATTTGAGCAGTAAATAA
- the argH gene encoding argininosuccinate lyase produces MKIWQKNIDVNKFVETFTVGKDRELDLQMAKFDVLGSLAHTEMLETINLLTADELKTVQQELKNIYAEIEAGNFTIEDTVEDVHSQVEWLLTQRIGEAGKKIHSGRSRNDQVLVDLKLFFRACIEDMVGQTATLFNQLIELSNTHKDKLLPGYTHLQIAMPSSFGLWFGAYAESLADDMELMLAAWKITNKNPLGSAAGYGSSFPLNRTLTTKLLGFESLNYNVVYAQMGRGKTERILAQAMSAVAATLAKMAMDVCLFINQNFGFISFPPELTTGSSIMPHKKNPDVFELIRSRCNKIQALPNEIAMMITNLPSGYHRDLQLLKENLFPAITSLNECLEIATFMFQNITIKDDILKDKKYDYLFSVEVVNDLALQGVPFREAYKIVGEQIESGTFAPSSQIHHTHEGSIGNLCNEQISASMNAVLAQFGFEKVNKAIRDLVK; encoded by the coding sequence ATGAAAATCTGGCAAAAAAATATAGATGTAAATAAATTTGTAGAAACCTTTACCGTTGGTAAAGACCGCGAACTGGATCTGCAAATGGCAAAATTTGATGTTTTGGGTTCTTTGGCCCACACAGAAATGTTGGAAACTATTAATTTGCTTACTGCTGATGAATTAAAAACCGTTCAGCAGGAACTGAAAAATATTTACGCCGAAATTGAAGCCGGTAATTTTACCATCGAAGATACTGTAGAAGATGTACACTCGCAGGTAGAGTGGTTGCTTACGCAGCGTATTGGCGAGGCGGGTAAGAAAATCCACAGTGGCCGCTCGCGCAACGACCAGGTTTTGGTTGATTTAAAACTGTTTTTCCGCGCCTGTATCGAAGACATGGTCGGTCAAACTGCAACTTTATTTAACCAGCTAATTGAACTGAGCAATACCCACAAAGATAAATTACTTCCGGGCTATACGCACTTGCAAATTGCTATGCCTTCATCGTTTGGTTTATGGTTTGGGGCTTACGCTGAAAGTCTTGCTGATGATATGGAACTGATGTTGGCTGCCTGGAAAATCACCAATAAAAATCCATTGGGTTCTGCAGCAGGTTACGGCTCGTCGTTCCCGTTAAACAGAACTTTAACCACTAAATTGCTTGGCTTTGAAAGCTTAAATTATAATGTGGTTTATGCACAAATGGGCCGTGGTAAAACCGAAAGAATCCTGGCGCAAGCCATGAGTGCAGTGGCCGCAACTCTTGCAAAAATGGCTATGGATGTTTGCCTGTTTATCAACCAGAATTTCGGCTTTATCAGTTTTCCACCTGAGCTTACCACAGGTTCGAGCATTATGCCGCATAAAAAGAATCCTGATGTTTTCGAACTGATCCGTTCGCGCTGCAATAAAATTCAGGCACTGCCAAATGAAATTGCCATGATGATCACCAATCTGCCATCAGGCTATCACCGCGATTTACAATTGTTAAAAGAGAACCTTTTCCCGGCAATTACTTCATTAAATGAGTGTTTAGAGATCGCTACGTTTATGTTCCAGAACATTACGATAAAGGATGATATTTTAAAAGATAAAAAATACGATTACCTGTTCAGTGTAGAAGTGGTAAACGATTTGGCATTGCAAGGTGTTCCATTTAGAGAGGCCTACAAAATAGTTGGCGAACAGATTGAAAGTGGTACTTTTGCACCATCAAGCCAAATACATCATACACATGAAGGCAGTATAGGTAACCTTTGTAACGAGCAAATTTCTGCTTCAATGAACGCTGTTTTAGCACAATTTGGTTTCGAAAAAGTGAATAAAGCGATAAGGGATTTGGTTAAATAA
- a CDS encoding peptide chain release factor 3 — translation MLNPEIEKRKTFAIISHPDAGKTTLTEKFLLFGGAINTAGAVKRNKANQSNTSDFMEIEKQRGISVATSVMGFEYSGKRINILDTPGHKDFAEDTYRTLSAVDSVILVVDCVKGVEEQTEKLMSVCRMRNTPVIIFINKMDREGKEAYDLLDEIEEKLNISLCPLSWPIGQGHTFKGVYSIYNKHLNLFNSDKTKVTDSVVAANDLNDPSLLDYLKDSEIKSLKDDVELVDGIYGKVDKDLYTEGLLAPVFFGSAINNFGIKELLDTFIDIAPSPKHREAEERDVLVEEKNFSGFVFKIHANLDPKHRDRIAFLRICSGKFERNKFYYHTRQDKKLKFSNPMDFMANEKSIVEEAWPGDVVGLYDSGNFKIGDTLTEGEKLQFKGIPSFSPSIFKEVENMDPMRTKQLEKGIEQLTDEGVAQLFVMQPGNRKVIGAVGELQFEVINFRLEHEYGAKCRFRTLSYTRSSWVTSEDKKKLDEFVKRKQQHIGFDKEANPVYLADSEYMINLTKQDYADIDFHKTSEFKS, via the coding sequence ATGCTTAACCCTGAAATAGAAAAACGTAAAACCTTTGCCATTATTAGCCACCCCGATGCGGGTAAAACCACACTTACAGAAAAATTTCTGCTGTTTGGAGGTGCCATCAACACGGCTGGTGCGGTAAAAAGAAACAAGGCCAACCAAAGCAATACTTCCGATTTTATGGAGATTGAAAAACAACGTGGCATTTCTGTTGCTACCTCGGTAATGGGTTTCGAATACAGCGGTAAACGCATTAATATCCTGGATACACCTGGTCACAAAGATTTCGCCGAAGATACTTACCGTACATTATCGGCGGTAGATAGTGTAATTTTGGTAGTCGACTGTGTAAAGGGTGTGGAGGAACAAACCGAAAAACTCATGTCGGTTTGCCGCATGCGGAACACCCCTGTTATTATCTTCATTAACAAAATGGACAGAGAAGGTAAAGAAGCTTACGATTTACTGGATGAGATTGAAGAAAAACTGAATATCAGTTTATGCCCACTTTCTTGGCCAATTGGACAAGGACATACCTTTAAGGGAGTGTATAGTATTTATAACAAGCACTTAAATTTATTCAATTCTGATAAAACCAAGGTTACCGACTCGGTAGTTGCCGCAAACGATTTAAATGATCCTTCGCTTTTAGATTATCTGAAAGATTCGGAAATTAAGTCTTTAAAAGACGATGTAGAACTGGTTGACGGGATTTATGGCAAGGTTGATAAAGATTTATATACCGAAGGATTACTGGCCCCCGTGTTTTTTGGAAGTGCCATCAACAACTTTGGTATTAAAGAGCTTTTAGATACTTTTATTGATATTGCGCCAAGCCCGAAACACCGAGAGGCCGAGGAGCGTGATGTGTTGGTAGAAGAGAAAAATTTTAGTGGTTTTGTATTTAAAATCCACGCCAACTTAGACCCTAAACACCGCGATAGGATTGCTTTTTTAAGGATCTGTTCTGGTAAATTTGAACGCAACAAATTTTATTACCATACCCGCCAGGATAAAAAACTGAAATTCTCTAACCCGATGGATTTCATGGCCAATGAGAAAAGTATTGTTGAAGAAGCCTGGCCAGGTGATGTGGTTGGTTTGTACGATAGTGGTAACTTCAAAATTGGTGATACTTTAACCGAAGGTGAAAAACTACAGTTTAAAGGGATTCCGAGCTTCTCACCTTCTATTTTTAAAGAAGTAGAAAACATGGACCCCATGCGCACCAAACAACTGGAAAAAGGAATTGAACAGTTAACTGATGAGGGTGTGGCACAATTATTTGTAATGCAGCCAGGAAACCGCAAAGTAATCGGTGCTGTGGGCGAACTTCAGTTTGAGGTAATTAATTTCCGTTTAGAGCACGAGTATGGTGCAAAATGTCGTTTCCGTACGCTAAGTTATACCCGTTCGAGCTGGGTAACTTCAGAAGATAAAAAGAAACTGGATGAGTTTGTAAAACGCAAGCAGCAACACATCGGTTTTGATAAAGAGGCTAACCCGGTTTATCTGGCAGATAGCGAGTACATGATTAACTTAACCAAACAAGATTATGCTGATATCGATTTCCATAAAACAAGCGAGTTTAAAAGCTAG